One segment of Rhodopirellula baltica SH 1 DNA contains the following:
- the mtnA gene encoding S-methyl-5-thioribose-1-phosphate isomerase has protein sequence MNEAETIRYHAAHNGRPAELDLLDQTKLPGTLTRLVCTTIDQTHDAIQRLVVRGAPAIGIAAAYGVTLTPVDAESNSSLPEAQARYRQTIDYLATSRPTAVNLFWALDRMRAIVDDFSGPVAELRERLVTEAIRIHDDDRQMCRSIGCHGATLLADCKSVMTHCNAGSLATSMWGTALAPMYHLHESGHSLEVFADETRPLLQGARLTAWELHQAGIPVTVCTDSMSGSLMRQGRVDAVIVGADRIAANGDVANKIGTYPLAVLAKYHNIPFYVAAPTNTFDSELESGDLIPIEQRSADEVSYPCGTDSPRQTPEGVAVVNPAFDVTPAELVTALITEKGVISEPDTAKVRAHLGL, from the coding sequence GTGAACGAAGCCGAAACGATTCGATATCACGCCGCCCACAATGGGCGGCCGGCAGAACTGGACCTGCTGGATCAAACCAAGTTGCCTGGAACGCTGACGCGTTTGGTTTGCACAACCATCGACCAAACGCACGATGCGATCCAACGATTGGTCGTTCGTGGTGCGCCCGCCATTGGCATCGCCGCCGCGTACGGAGTCACCCTGACTCCGGTCGATGCTGAGTCAAACTCGAGCCTGCCTGAAGCGCAGGCTCGGTATCGGCAAACAATCGACTATCTGGCGACCAGCCGACCGACGGCGGTCAATTTGTTCTGGGCGCTGGATCGCATGCGAGCGATCGTGGATGACTTCTCCGGGCCAGTCGCTGAACTTCGCGAACGCTTGGTGACCGAAGCCATTCGGATTCACGATGACGATCGGCAGATGTGTCGTTCCATCGGCTGCCATGGCGCGACGCTATTGGCTGATTGCAAAAGCGTCATGACACACTGCAACGCAGGATCACTGGCAACTTCGATGTGGGGAACAGCCCTCGCACCAATGTACCACCTGCACGAATCCGGCCACTCGCTGGAAGTGTTCGCCGACGAAACACGACCGCTGCTCCAGGGAGCTCGTCTGACGGCCTGGGAACTTCACCAAGCCGGAATTCCGGTCACTGTCTGCACGGACTCAATGTCCGGCAGTCTGATGCGGCAGGGGCGGGTCGACGCCGTCATCGTGGGCGCCGATCGAATCGCGGCCAACGGAGACGTCGCCAACAAGATTGGAACTTACCCGCTGGCTGTTCTGGCCAAATACCACAACATCCCGTTCTACGTCGCGGCACCGACGAACACCTTTGATTCGGAATTGGAATCGGGCGATTTGATCCCAATCGAGCAACGCAGTGCGGACGAAGTTTCGTATCCCTGCGGAACCGATTCACCTCGCCAGACTCCCGAGGGGGTCGCGGTCGTGAATCCCGCGTTCGATGTGACGCCAGCGGAATTGGTAACAGCGTTGATCACCGAAAAAGGCGTGATTTCTGAGCCTGACACAGCAAAAGTCCG
- a CDS encoding Gfo/Idh/MocA family protein → MKSAPASSTRGSRISRRQFTATGIAVGAAIGVHTSRSASAQATSPNEKLGVAICGVNSRGGEHIRGFDKDPRTEIRVLVDIDEKVGNSRADKVADLQGLRPKVVKDFREALDMDDVQILTSATPNHWHALMGVEAMQAGKDVYIEKPISHNIHEGRALVAAAAKYGRMFQTGTQCRSSSGIREGMQFLADGGIGEVKLARGLCYKRRKSIGPLGDYEIPAGVDFNQWSGPATYTDPKLTRQRFHYDWHWQRHYGNGDSGNQGPHQTDVARWGLGLDRHPNAVLSYAGRLGYKAERKDPDYVDAGDTANTQVSIYDYGDKTIVFETRGLSVDESADQEINELFGYSKGNKIGVIFYGEDGYLVQGPSYSRCAVFDKERKLVREFKTTSNVGDAHFANFLDAVQSRDASKLHADARCGHLSAAVAHLGNISYYVGQENRVDPKTISESLANISSLDDDQATLDRTLQHLRDNNVDPEKEQLSLGPVLKFDPEAESFVDNDEAKAMETREYRDGFVVPSATDV, encoded by the coding sequence ATGAAATCTGCCCCAGCCTCCTCCACCCGTGGCTCGCGAATCAGTCGCCGTCAGTTCACCGCTACCGGAATCGCGGTCGGGGCGGCTATTGGTGTTCACACCAGCCGATCCGCTTCCGCCCAAGCCACCTCGCCCAACGAAAAACTTGGCGTGGCAATTTGTGGCGTCAACAGCCGCGGTGGAGAGCACATTCGAGGGTTCGACAAAGATCCTCGCACCGAAATCAGAGTGTTGGTCGACATTGATGAAAAAGTCGGTAACAGCCGCGCCGACAAAGTCGCCGACTTGCAGGGACTTCGCCCCAAAGTCGTCAAAGACTTTCGCGAAGCTTTGGACATGGACGATGTGCAGATCCTGACCAGTGCTACGCCCAATCACTGGCACGCACTGATGGGTGTCGAAGCGATGCAGGCGGGCAAAGACGTCTACATCGAAAAACCGATCAGCCACAACATTCACGAAGGCCGTGCCCTCGTCGCAGCAGCAGCCAAGTACGGCCGCATGTTCCAAACCGGTACTCAGTGCCGTAGCAGTTCCGGCATTCGCGAAGGCATGCAGTTCCTCGCTGATGGTGGAATCGGCGAAGTCAAGCTTGCCCGTGGCCTGTGTTACAAACGGCGCAAGTCGATCGGCCCATTGGGCGACTATGAAATTCCCGCCGGCGTTGACTTCAATCAGTGGAGCGGACCGGCCACCTACACCGATCCCAAACTGACCCGTCAGCGTTTCCATTACGATTGGCACTGGCAACGTCACTACGGCAATGGCGACTCCGGCAACCAGGGTCCTCACCAAACCGACGTCGCACGTTGGGGACTGGGTCTGGATCGTCACCCCAACGCGGTGCTGAGCTATGCCGGTCGTTTGGGTTACAAAGCGGAACGCAAAGACCCCGACTACGTTGATGCTGGCGACACCGCCAACACGCAAGTTTCGATCTACGATTACGGCGATAAAACCATCGTGTTTGAAACTCGTGGTCTCAGCGTTGACGAATCGGCCGACCAAGAGATCAACGAGTTGTTTGGCTATAGCAAGGGAAACAAGATCGGCGTCATCTTCTACGGTGAAGACGGCTATCTCGTGCAGGGCCCCAGTTACAGCCGTTGTGCCGTGTTCGACAAAGAACGCAAATTGGTGCGTGAATTCAAGACAACATCCAACGTCGGCGACGCCCACTTTGCGAACTTCCTCGATGCGGTACAGTCTCGCGACGCCTCAAAGCTCCATGCCGATGCGCGCTGCGGTCACCTGTCTGCCGCGGTCGCTCACCTGGGCAACATTTCGTACTACGTTGGTCAAGAAAACCGGGTCGATCCCAAAACGATCTCCGAGTCACTCGCGAACATTTCGTCTCTGGATGACGATCAAGCCACGCTCGATCGAACGCTTCAACACCTTCGGGACAACAACGTTGATCCTGAAAAAGAGCAGTTGTCGCTCGGCCCCGTGCTGAAGTTTGATCCCGAGGCGGAAAGCTTTGTCGACAACGACGAAGCCAAAGCGATGGAAACTCGCGAGTACCGCGACGGGTTTGTCGTTCCCAGTGCGACTGACGTTTGA
- a CDS encoding phosphatidylinositol-specific phospholipase C/glycerophosphodiester phosphodiesterase family protein translates to MNIPSPLRRRTSVFAAVPFCIAACFVSLTATVCSAQTSASNSTVRPSHPKAHAHNDYLHDRPLLDALDNGFRSVEADIFLVEGDLWVAHSTAELSADRTLKALYLDPLRRRMQTHANDSPGSFQSVEGDGQPITLLIDLKSDGESTYRALNQLLSKYDDVFTHVDSDGIHRRGVTAIISGNRPIESVQSDLPRFVGVDGRLDDLNKDYSAELMPLISDHWGRNFQWRGKGDLPEADREKLSGILERAHRQNRRVRFWATPDHQAAWKVLNDAGVDLINTDDLEGLNQFLQTQSN, encoded by the coding sequence GTGAACATCCCATCGCCATTGCGACGCCGAACAAGCGTCTTCGCTGCTGTTCCATTCTGCATCGCAGCCTGCTTCGTCAGCCTTACCGCCACAGTATGCTCGGCCCAGACGTCCGCATCGAACTCAACGGTTCGTCCATCGCATCCAAAGGCTCACGCTCACAACGACTATCTGCATGATCGTCCGCTGCTGGACGCACTCGACAATGGATTTCGCAGTGTCGAAGCAGACATTTTTTTGGTCGAAGGTGATCTTTGGGTTGCTCACTCCACTGCAGAACTTTCCGCCGATCGAACATTGAAAGCGTTGTACCTCGACCCGCTGCGTCGGCGCATGCAAACCCACGCGAATGATTCCCCGGGCTCTTTCCAAAGTGTTGAAGGCGATGGCCAACCCATCACATTGCTGATTGACTTGAAGTCTGATGGAGAGTCGACATATCGGGCACTCAATCAATTGCTATCGAAATACGACGATGTGTTCACGCATGTCGATTCCGATGGCATTCACCGTCGCGGCGTCACCGCCATCATCAGTGGCAACCGTCCCATCGAATCAGTCCAGTCGGACTTGCCGCGTTTCGTTGGCGTGGATGGTCGGCTGGACGATTTGAACAAGGATTACTCAGCCGAGCTGATGCCCTTGATCAGCGATCACTGGGGCCGCAATTTTCAATGGCGGGGCAAAGGCGACTTGCCCGAGGCCGATCGCGAAAAGCTGAGCGGGATTCTGGAACGAGCTCATCGACAAAACCGCCGAGTTCGATTCTGGGCAACGCCCGATCACCAAGCAGCCTGGAAAGTTCTGAATGATGCCGGAGTGGATCTGATCAACACCGACGATCTTGAGGGGCTCAATCAATTCCTGCAAACGCAATCGAATTGA
- a CDS encoding phytoene desaturase — MSQKKVVVVGAGPGGLASAMQLAAGGCDVTILERRGQVGGRTSAIEIDGFRFDCGPTFFLYPRVLDEIFHSTGRDLMEEVPMERLDPQYRLTFGGGGQLDCTPDMDEMDRQIAQFSPQDVGQLKRYMDDNRIKLEKFRPILESPFHSALDVMKPSLLGAAKHLHPFRTLGKELERYFSDPRLVIAFAFQSKYLGMSPFNCPSLFSILSFLEYEYGVFHPIGGCSRVSEKMAEIAEEMGVKIRLNEPVDSIEMEGRRVRALHTQADRYDADAFVVNADFADWMTKTVPNASRKRWSDEQIAKKKFSCSTYMLYLGIEGLYEDLPHHSIHISSDYNRNLREIETDHILSQDPSVYVQNAGVTDPTLAPAGHSSLYVLVPVTHDTENVDWSKEAAGFRELTLDKLGELGLTDVRDRIRVEHQITPDDWQSDYSIYKGATFNLAHNLGQMLHKRPRNRFEELDGVYLVGGGTHPGSGLPVIYESSRISSRLLLQDLGMDTGFIDDSARGVPPRPEPTAVA, encoded by the coding sequence ATGTCCCAAAAGAAAGTCGTTGTCGTTGGGGCCGGACCGGGTGGACTGGCGTCGGCGATGCAGCTCGCCGCGGGCGGTTGTGATGTGACCATCCTGGAACGCCGCGGCCAGGTCGGCGGACGAACATCCGCGATCGAAATCGATGGCTTCCGCTTTGACTGCGGTCCCACCTTTTTCCTCTATCCACGCGTGCTCGACGAGATCTTTCACTCGACCGGTCGCGACCTGATGGAAGAGGTCCCAATGGAACGTTTGGACCCTCAGTATCGGCTGACATTCGGTGGCGGCGGTCAACTGGATTGCACGCCCGACATGGACGAGATGGATCGCCAGATCGCTCAGTTTTCACCGCAAGATGTTGGGCAATTAAAGCGGTACATGGACGACAACCGGATCAAGCTGGAAAAGTTTCGTCCCATTCTGGAGTCGCCCTTTCACTCCGCATTGGATGTGATGAAGCCGTCGTTGCTGGGCGCGGCCAAGCACCTGCATCCGTTTCGAACGTTGGGCAAGGAACTTGAACGCTACTTCAGCGACCCAAGGCTTGTGATCGCGTTTGCGTTCCAGTCCAAGTACCTCGGCATGTCGCCGTTCAATTGCCCGAGTCTGTTCAGCATCCTCTCGTTTCTCGAATACGAGTATGGCGTCTTCCATCCCATCGGTGGTTGCAGTCGCGTGAGCGAAAAAATGGCTGAGATCGCCGAAGAGATGGGTGTGAAGATCCGGCTCAACGAACCAGTCGATTCCATCGAAATGGAAGGCCGACGAGTTCGTGCGTTGCATACCCAAGCCGATCGTTACGACGCGGATGCATTCGTCGTCAATGCTGACTTCGCTGACTGGATGACAAAGACGGTCCCCAACGCTTCTCGCAAACGTTGGTCGGACGAACAGATCGCCAAAAAGAAGTTCTCCTGCAGCACTTACATGTTGTACTTGGGGATCGAAGGATTATACGAAGACCTGCCACATCACAGCATTCACATCAGCAGCGACTACAACCGCAACCTTCGCGAAATTGAAACCGATCACATCCTCAGCCAAGATCCGTCGGTGTATGTCCAGAATGCTGGCGTGACCGATCCGACACTGGCTCCCGCCGGGCACAGTTCGCTTTATGTGCTGGTCCCCGTCACACATGACACCGAAAACGTTGATTGGTCAAAAGAAGCCGCCGGTTTTCGCGAATTGACTCTCGATAAACTTGGTGAACTCGGTCTGACCGATGTGCGTGATCGAATTCGTGTGGAACACCAAATCACTCCTGACGATTGGCAAAGCGACTACTCGATCTACAAGGGTGCGACGTTCAACTTGGCACACAACTTAGGCCAAATGCTTCACAAGCGACCACGCAATCGATTCGAAGAACTCGATGGCGTGTATCTGGTCGGTGGCGGAACTCACCCGGGCAGTGGACTGCCTGTGATCTACGAGTCCAGCCGCATCAGTTCGAGATTGTTGCTGCAGGACTTGGGGATGGACACTGGCTTCATCGACGACTCTGCCCGCGGCGTACCGCCTCGTCCCGAGCCCACTGCAGTGGCGTAG
- the rnhA gene encoding ribonuclease HI — protein sequence MTDSKTEAAFKPVELYTDGACSGNPGPGGWAFVLRCPRTLKEIQRSGGQPHTTNNQMELMAVIRGLEALKEPCAVDLYSDSKYVGQGMSSWMAGWKSRGWKRKDGSKLVPVKNVELWQELDQQMQAHRVTYHHVKGHAGHTENELCDKLAVAAYQQYL from the coding sequence ATGACCGATTCCAAAACCGAGGCTGCTTTCAAACCCGTGGAGCTGTACACCGACGGTGCTTGCAGCGGGAACCCGGGACCTGGCGGTTGGGCATTTGTGTTGCGTTGCCCGCGGACGCTGAAAGAGATCCAGCGTTCGGGCGGGCAACCTCACACGACCAACAACCAAATGGAATTGATGGCCGTCATCCGTGGACTCGAAGCTCTCAAAGAACCTTGCGCTGTCGATCTGTATTCCGACAGCAAATACGTCGGGCAGGGGATGTCGAGCTGGATGGCGGGTTGGAAAAGTCGCGGCTGGAAACGCAAAGACGGTTCCAAACTGGTGCCCGTCAAGAATGTCGAACTGTGGCAGGAGCTCGATCAGCAAATGCAAGCTCACCGGGTGACCTACCACCACGTCAAAGGTCACGCCGGACACACCGAAAACGAACTGTGCGATAAATTGGCGGTCGCGGCGTACCAACAATATCTGTAA
- a CDS encoding SDR family NAD(P)-dependent oxidoreductase, whose protein sequence is MGTTDLRSRLQNVFETDDPVAIVTGSGSPRVGRVIAEELSRRGCHVALHANTSVDEAEQAASQWQQRFGREAIVVQGPLEQDATCDAIVDQTHQHFGRLDILVNSAAIWTPTRLENITGEEIRRYFQINSVASLLCARAAGRHMVAQSSGGCIINLGDWATVRPYAEHAAYFPSKGAIEVMTRSLAVELGAHNARIRVNCVQPGPVLLSDDVSQETVNELADSTLVRRVGTPEDVAHAVSFFCENTFVTGVCLPVDGGRSIFAPDGLQIGRNTG, encoded by the coding sequence GTGGGAACCACCGATCTTCGTTCACGATTGCAAAACGTCTTCGAAACCGATGACCCGGTTGCCATCGTCACCGGCAGTGGGTCACCGCGAGTCGGCCGTGTCATCGCGGAAGAGCTTTCGCGACGCGGTTGCCACGTCGCTTTGCATGCCAACACCAGTGTCGATGAGGCTGAACAAGCCGCCTCACAGTGGCAGCAACGATTTGGCCGAGAAGCAATCGTCGTCCAAGGACCACTCGAACAAGATGCGACCTGCGACGCGATCGTTGATCAAACACATCAACACTTTGGCCGGCTCGACATCCTGGTCAACAGCGCAGCGATCTGGACCCCGACGCGATTGGAAAACATCACCGGTGAAGAGATCCGTCGGTACTTCCAAATCAACTCCGTCGCGTCGTTGCTGTGCGCTCGAGCCGCTGGCCGACACATGGTCGCTCAATCGAGTGGCGGATGCATCATCAACCTCGGTGACTGGGCCACCGTTCGACCGTATGCCGAACATGCCGCGTACTTTCCCAGCAAAGGCGCGATTGAGGTCATGACCCGGTCGCTGGCCGTCGAACTGGGTGCCCACAACGCTCGTATTCGCGTCAACTGCGTTCAGCCAGGACCCGTGCTGCTATCCGATGACGTCTCGCAGGAAACAGTCAACGAATTGGCGGACAGCACCCTGGTTCGGCGAGTTGGAACGCCCGAAGATGTCGCTCACGCGGTCAGCTTCTTCTGCGAAAACACATTCGTCACCGGAGTCTGTTTGCCGGTCGACGGCGGCCGCAGCATCTTTGCGCCGGATGGGCTTCAGATCGGTCGCAACACCGGATGA
- the bioB gene encoding biotin synthase BioB: MSVADSSAADSVAAPDTADTSSSVGVFSPPGYYDALAQQVLDGTPITREQALAMLEASDLDVPAIISAGYRIRHQYFGNTVQLYFLMNAKSGLCPEDCHYCSQSKVSDAPVPKYNILKRDALMDAAKVAAERGAKTYCLVISARGPNEREMKAVEEIVPEIKQKYNLDICACLGLLDESQAARLKACGVDRVNHNLNSSESHYEKICTTHTYEDRVQTLRHVRDAGMEMCSGGIIGMGESKSDIVSMAFDLNELGVQSIPVNILNAIDGTPLEGTAALTPQDALKALAMFRFVNPDRELRIAGGRELHLRQLQPMGLYVANSVFVGDYLTTQGQAPQADYDMIRDLGFDVTGSCEEMSI, from the coding sequence ATGAGCGTTGCTGATTCCAGTGCTGCTGATTCTGTTGCTGCCCCGGACACTGCCGACACGTCATCGTCCGTCGGTGTGTTTTCGCCTCCGGGATACTACGACGCGTTAGCTCAACAAGTCCTCGATGGCACGCCGATCACCCGAGAGCAAGCTCTGGCGATGTTGGAAGCGTCCGATTTGGACGTGCCCGCGATCATCTCGGCTGGCTACCGAATCCGTCATCAGTACTTTGGCAACACCGTCCAGCTGTACTTTTTGATGAACGCCAAGAGTGGATTGTGCCCTGAGGATTGTCATTACTGCAGCCAATCCAAGGTCTCCGACGCTCCCGTTCCCAAGTACAACATTCTCAAACGCGATGCGTTGATGGACGCCGCCAAGGTCGCTGCCGAACGAGGTGCAAAGACCTACTGTTTGGTGATCTCCGCCCGTGGACCCAACGAACGTGAGATGAAAGCGGTCGAGGAGATCGTTCCCGAGATCAAGCAAAAGTACAACTTGGACATCTGTGCCTGCTTGGGTTTGCTGGATGAATCTCAAGCGGCTCGACTGAAGGCTTGCGGTGTCGACCGAGTCAATCACAACCTCAACAGCAGCGAATCGCACTACGAGAAGATCTGCACAACGCACACATACGAAGACCGCGTTCAAACGCTGCGTCACGTTCGCGATGCGGGCATGGAAATGTGCAGTGGCGGCATCATCGGGATGGGCGAATCCAAATCCGACATCGTGTCGATGGCGTTCGATCTGAATGAGCTCGGTGTGCAATCGATTCCCGTTAACATTCTTAACGCGATCGATGGCACGCCTTTGGAAGGAACCGCCGCCCTCACGCCTCAAGACGCGCTCAAAGCTTTGGCGATGTTCCGATTCGTGAACCCCGATCGCGAACTGCGGATCGCTGGCGGTCGTGAACTGCACCTGCGTCAGTTGCAACCGATGGGGCTGTACGTTGCCAACAGCGTGTTCGTTGGCGACTACCTGACAACACAAGGGCAGGCCCCTCAAGCGGATTACGACATGATTCGCGACCTTGGCTTCGACGTCACCGGTTCGTGCGAAGAGATGAGCATCTGA
- the pyk gene encoding pyruvate kinase: protein MQDYRHTKIIATIGPATESPEKLAALIEAGVDVMRLNMAHGTPEWVGEIVARIRKVSKDISRHVAVMMDVKGPEIRTGAVEDAIELKAGDELVLFTEDCADQSAVESDGTPRVSVNYLGLPGAIDLDSTILVDSGLLHWHVLKKDATTVRCRVITPGVLESRRHINLPGVQVNLPAITDKDRTDLAAGVKAGIDFVALSFVRQAEDVRTLRAFLDEHGSPARIISKIEDQAGVRNMKAIIRQSDAIMVARGDLGVEIDYHRLPLVQTDLIRACQEDGKPVIIATHLLESMIQSPVPTRAEVSDVSNAIREQADAVMLSGETTTGKYPLESVGVLQNIVASIEPTVSRQLNSKIVLREPKSMMLRSACTLAQEMGDSGIVVFTRSGFLAYVLGALRPRGVPIFAFTDVEHTFRHLMLPWGVEPFFMEFSEDHDQTITNALEVLKESGWCKPGVWLGVITNALADEKIIDTLQLRQVQ from the coding sequence GTGCAGGACTACCGTCACACAAAAATCATTGCCACGATCGGCCCGGCAACCGAGTCCCCCGAAAAACTAGCGGCGTTGATCGAAGCGGGCGTCGATGTCATGCGACTCAATATGGCACACGGAACGCCTGAATGGGTCGGCGAAATCGTCGCACGGATCCGAAAGGTTTCCAAGGATATTAGTCGTCACGTTGCGGTGATGATGGACGTCAAAGGCCCAGAGATTCGAACCGGTGCGGTGGAGGATGCGATCGAATTGAAAGCCGGCGACGAGCTGGTCCTGTTCACCGAAGACTGCGCGGATCAATCGGCGGTCGAATCCGACGGAACTCCGCGGGTCAGTGTGAACTATCTGGGCCTGCCCGGTGCGATCGACTTGGACAGCACGATTTTGGTCGACAGCGGTTTGTTGCATTGGCATGTACTGAAGAAAGACGCCACCACCGTTCGCTGCCGCGTGATCACGCCCGGCGTTCTGGAATCTCGACGTCACATCAACTTGCCTGGCGTCCAAGTCAACTTGCCCGCGATCACGGACAAAGACCGCACCGATTTGGCGGCGGGCGTCAAAGCGGGCATCGACTTCGTTGCGCTTTCGTTTGTTCGCCAAGCGGAAGACGTCCGCACGCTGCGTGCATTCTTAGACGAACACGGCTCACCCGCACGAATCATTTCAAAGATCGAAGACCAAGCCGGTGTTCGCAACATGAAGGCGATCATCCGGCAATCCGATGCGATCATGGTCGCTCGTGGTGACCTCGGCGTTGAAATTGATTACCACCGATTGCCGCTTGTTCAAACCGATTTGATTCGTGCCTGCCAAGAAGATGGCAAGCCCGTCATCATCGCCACGCACCTGCTCGAGTCGATGATTCAATCGCCGGTTCCAACTCGTGCGGAAGTGTCGGACGTCTCCAACGCAATTCGCGAACAAGCCGATGCGGTGATGCTGTCTGGTGAAACGACCACGGGTAAATACCCGCTGGAGTCCGTTGGTGTGCTGCAAAACATTGTCGCCAGCATCGAGCCAACGGTCAGCCGCCAACTGAACTCAAAGATCGTGCTTCGAGAGCCCAAATCGATGATGCTGCGATCGGCGTGCACCTTGGCACAGGAGATGGGTGATTCAGGAATCGTTGTCTTCACCCGCAGCGGTTTTCTCGCTTACGTCCTGGGGGCCCTGAGGCCTCGGGGTGTGCCAATTTTCGCCTTCACCGATGTCGAGCATACGTTCCGTCACTTAATGTTGCCGTGGGGTGTGGAGCCGTTCTTCATGGAGTTCTCCGAAGATCACGATCAAACCATCACCAACGCATTGGAAGTTCTGAAGGAGAGCGGTTGGTGCAAACCGGGCGTTTGGTTGGGGGTCATCACCAACGCTTTGGCCGACGAAAAAATCATCGACACGCTTCAGTTGCGTCAGGTCCAGTAA
- a CDS encoding Hsp20/alpha crystallin family protein, protein MLATRWEPWNELSQLSREMDRLFSRGGSSPTSVVTFPALNVWEDEGTVYVEAELPGFNSEQLEIYVDANQLTLKGERSAPEMEGGTWHRQERGFGSFHRTMELPADVDADQVSAEFQHGILKITLPKSETAKPRRIEVRSN, encoded by the coding sequence ATGTTAGCGACTCGTTGGGAACCCTGGAACGAATTGAGCCAACTTTCGCGTGAGATGGATCGTTTGTTCTCTCGCGGTGGTTCATCCCCCACATCCGTTGTGACCTTTCCCGCGCTGAATGTTTGGGAAGACGAGGGCACGGTTTACGTCGAGGCCGAGTTGCCCGGATTCAACTCCGAGCAGTTGGAGATTTATGTCGATGCGAATCAGCTCACTCTCAAAGGCGAGCGATCCGCTCCGGAAATGGAAGGCGGGACTTGGCATCGTCAGGAGCGTGGTTTCGGAAGCTTCCATCGAACGATGGAGTTGCCTGCTGACGTGGACGCCGACCAAGTCTCGGCGGAATTTCAGCACGGCATTCTGAAGATCACGTTGCCAAAGAGCGAAACCGCCAAACCACGTCGAATTGAAGTTCGGTCGAACTGA
- a CDS encoding Hsp20/alpha crystallin family protein, with product MTTHSNGSDNKTTTVTSPNARSKEQTQNGNRGKMFTPRFDIWEGEQALTLLGDLPGVEPENLDIQFENRLLTVRGRVTRHVEADRYLQSEYEVGDFQRSFTIGEKIDAAGITAELKDGVLTLHLPKSEEAKPRRIEVQVR from the coding sequence ATGACGACCCATTCCAATGGGTCAGATAATAAAACGACCACCGTGACCAGCCCCAATGCTCGTTCGAAGGAACAAACCCAGAATGGCAACCGCGGCAAAATGTTCACGCCGCGATTCGATATCTGGGAAGGCGAGCAAGCGTTGACGCTGTTAGGTGATTTGCCTGGCGTCGAGCCGGAAAATTTGGACATCCAATTTGAGAACCGATTGTTGACCGTTCGCGGAAGGGTCACACGTCATGTCGAAGCGGACCGCTACCTGCAGTCCGAGTACGAAGTCGGTGACTTTCAGCGAAGCTTTACGATCGGTGAAAAGATTGACGCGGCTGGTATCACAGCCGAGTTGAAGGACGGAGTGCTGACATTGCATTTGCCTAAATCCGAAGAAGCAAAGCCTCGTCGAATCGAGGTCCAGGTCCGCTGA
- a CDS encoding dihydrodipicolinate synthase family protein, which yields MKTGPFNPNLLSESVFAVPPLARDADYQIDADENEKIIRFLEAGGVRSLLYGGNAVLYHTSLADFDDLLGMISDSAGPDTTVVPSFGPSFGIASDQINILQEFDFGTAMLLPSRDIVDSTGIATGIRKLSEQYGKPIVVYLKHDRWLSPEDLKSLESDGVISWIKYAVVRDNPAEDDYLREVLDVFPAERIVSGIGEQPAIVHLRDFGITGFTSGCVCVAPRKSMDMLGSIQGGDMEMAESIRQYFQPLENLRDGIHPIRVLHEAVALAGVAETGPIQPMLSNVCDETKSKIQEALRTMKLID from the coding sequence ATGAAAACTGGACCGTTCAATCCCAACCTGTTGTCAGAATCCGTCTTTGCGGTGCCACCGTTGGCTCGTGACGCGGACTACCAAATCGATGCCGACGAAAACGAAAAGATCATCCGCTTCTTAGAAGCCGGCGGCGTCCGTTCGTTGCTGTATGGGGGCAACGCCGTGCTCTACCACACCAGCTTGGCTGACTTTGACGACTTGCTCGGGATGATCTCCGACTCGGCCGGTCCGGACACAACCGTGGTGCCATCGTTTGGCCCATCCTTTGGAATCGCGTCGGATCAAATCAATATCCTTCAAGAGTTTGATTTTGGAACCGCGATGCTGTTGCCGTCGCGAGACATCGTCGATTCGACGGGCATCGCAACCGGTATCCGTAAGTTGTCCGAACAATACGGCAAGCCAATCGTCGTTTATCTGAAACACGACCGTTGGTTGTCTCCCGAAGATTTGAAGTCGCTGGAAAGTGACGGTGTGATCTCATGGATCAAGTACGCGGTCGTTCGTGACAACCCCGCGGAAGATGACTACCTCCGCGAAGTCTTGGACGTCTTTCCTGCGGAGCGGATTGTCAGCGGCATCGGAGAGCAACCCGCGATCGTTCACTTACGAGACTTCGGCATCACAGGATTCACCAGTGGATGTGTTTGCGTCGCACCACGCAAAAGCATGGACATGCTTGGTTCCATCCAAGGCGGTGATATGGAGATGGCAGAATCGATTCGGCAATACTTCCAACCGCTCGAAAACCTTCGCGATGGAATCCACCCAATTCGGGTTCTGCACGAAGCGGTCGCTCTCGCCGGCGTTGCAGAAACAGGGCCGATCCAGCCCATGCTCAGCAACGTCTGCGACGAAACCAAATCCAAGATTCAAGAAGCTTTGCGAACGATGAAGCTGATCGACTGA